The Micromonospora krabiensis genome window below encodes:
- a CDS encoding RNA polymerase sigma factor, with protein sequence MTDPSRAVADATRESFGRIVAALIRVTGDWTLAEDCAQEALALAVERWPRDGVPANPGGWLMTVARNRAVDVLRRADTERRKLRELALLDEQVTPPPDAGQEDLVDDRLRLVFTCCHPALAMEARVALTLRTVCGVATADIARAFLVTESTMTRRLTRAKAKIAQARIPYRVPDGPMLVERLPGVLAVLYLLFTRGYDADGEPAFADEAIRLARLVDRLLPGQPEVAGLLALFLLQHSRRAARRDAAGDLVTLDRQDRSRWDHAAIAEGLATLTRAGTTGPYALQAHIAACHATARDGADTDWAAIAGWYDRLAERQPSPVVRLNRAVAHGFAYGPASGLALLAQARAGGLLDGYPSTLAVEAELTARGGDPVHAASLFRRAAALSAAPAERRALTARADELTRGGV encoded by the coding sequence GTGACGGATCCGTCCCGGGCGGTGGCCGACGCGACCAGGGAGTCCTTCGGGCGGATCGTGGCCGCGTTGATCCGGGTCACCGGCGACTGGACGCTCGCCGAGGACTGCGCCCAGGAGGCCCTGGCGCTGGCGGTGGAGCGTTGGCCCCGGGACGGTGTGCCCGCGAATCCGGGCGGCTGGCTGATGACGGTCGCCCGGAACCGGGCCGTCGACGTGCTGCGGCGCGCCGACACCGAACGTCGCAAGCTGCGGGAGTTGGCGCTGCTCGACGAGCAGGTGACACCCCCGCCCGACGCCGGGCAGGAGGATCTGGTGGACGACCGGCTGCGACTCGTCTTCACCTGCTGCCACCCGGCCCTGGCGATGGAGGCACGGGTGGCGCTCACCCTGCGTACCGTCTGCGGGGTCGCCACCGCCGACATCGCCCGCGCCTTCCTGGTCACCGAGTCGACGATGACCCGGCGACTGACCCGCGCCAAGGCGAAGATCGCGCAGGCCCGCATCCCGTACCGGGTGCCGGACGGGCCGATGCTCGTGGAGCGGCTGCCCGGCGTGCTGGCCGTGCTCTACCTGCTCTTCACCCGGGGATACGACGCAGACGGCGAGCCCGCCTTCGCCGACGAGGCGATCCGGCTGGCCCGGCTGGTCGACCGGCTCCTGCCCGGGCAGCCGGAGGTCGCCGGGCTGCTCGCGCTCTTCCTGCTCCAGCACTCCCGTCGCGCCGCGCGGCGGGACGCCGCCGGTGACCTGGTCACCCTCGACCGGCAGGACCGCTCCCGCTGGGACCACGCCGCCATCGCGGAGGGGCTCGCGACGCTGACCCGTGCCGGCACGACGGGGCCGTACGCCCTCCAGGCGCACATCGCCGCCTGCCACGCCACCGCCCGGGATGGCGCGGACACCGACTGGGCGGCCATCGCGGGCTGGTACGACCGGCTCGCCGAGCGACAGCCGTCGCCGGTGGTGCGGCTGAACCGGGCGGTGGCGCACGGCTTCGCGTACGGGCCGGCGAGCGGGCTGGCACTGCTCGCCCAGGCCCGCGCCGGCGGGCTCCTCGACGGCTATCCTTCGACGCTCGCCGTGGAGGCCGAGCTGACCGCCCGTGGGGGCGACCCGGTCCACGCCGCGTCCCTGTTCCGGCGGGCCGCCGCGCTGAGCGCTGCGCCGGCCGAACGCCGGGCACTGACCGCCCGGGCGGACGAGCTGACCCGGGGCGGGGTGTGA
- a CDS encoding YciI family protein translates to MKYLMLVCTDTEPDADPTAAPDIERWVAERDARGQRLAGDRLAAPDAATTVRVRDGELLVTDGPFAETKEVIVGFDLLECADLDEAIEVARSHPMAYEGRIELRPFADPDA, encoded by the coding sequence ATGAAGTACCTGATGTTGGTCTGCACCGACACCGAGCCGGACGCCGACCCGACCGCGGCGCCGGACATCGAGCGGTGGGTCGCCGAGCGCGACGCCCGGGGCCAGCGCCTCGCGGGCGACCGGCTCGCCGCTCCGGACGCGGCCACGACGGTCCGCGTCCGCGACGGCGAACTGCTCGTCACCGACGGCCCGTTCGCCGAGACCAAGGAGGTGATCGTGGGTTTCGACCTGCTGGAGTGCGCCGACCTGGACGAGGCGATCGAGGTCGCCCGCAGCCACCCCATGGCGTACGAGGGCCGGATCGAGCTGCGCCCGTTCGCCGACCCGGACGCCTGA
- a CDS encoding alkaline phosphatase family protein: protein MPGPTRDTVADRTEPTDRGGRVRPVAAGALTVLAGVLVLAVLVAPDRPDQVRPATFLRIPLEGLLAVALLLALPTRGRRLAVALLGPLLGLLAVLKLADLGFRSALDRPFDLVLDWGLLDDAFGFLRDSFGRAGAVGAAAGALLLTAALLVLMTLAVRRLARLLARHERPATRAVAALTVAWVACAAFGVRVAPGVPVADTGASALVAAHAGQVRDRLTDGTRFATELATDPFQDLPGDQLLTGLRGKDVVLAFVESYGRDAVEDPEFAGEIGPLLDAGDRRLRAKGYASRSGFLSSPTAGGGSWLAHDTLLSGLWIDNEQRHRSLLASDRLTLNGAFRRAGWRTVGVMPAATQPWPEGAFFGYDGYYDTEQLGYRGPKFSYAPMPDQYTLAAFERTERGRADRPPLMAEIPLISSHSPWTAIPRLVPWDDVGDGSVFAHAAAVTEDPDEDADSRGTAQVRAGYRQAIAYSLETLVSYVETYGDDDLVLVFLGDHQPAPVVTGPGASRDVPITIVARDATLLDRIAGWGWQEGLRPGKDAPVWPMDAFRDRFLTAFGPSVPPVAAPPAR from the coding sequence ATGCCCGGGCCCACCCGGGACACCGTCGCCGACCGCACCGAACCCACCGACCGCGGCGGTCGCGTCCGGCCGGTGGCCGCCGGGGCGCTCACCGTGTTGGCCGGCGTGCTGGTGCTCGCCGTGCTGGTCGCGCCGGACCGGCCCGACCAGGTGCGGCCCGCGACGTTCCTGCGCATCCCGCTGGAGGGTCTGCTGGCGGTCGCGCTGCTGCTCGCCCTGCCGACCCGGGGGCGGCGGCTGGCCGTCGCGCTGCTCGGGCCGCTGCTCGGCCTGTTGGCCGTGCTGAAGCTGGCCGACCTGGGCTTCCGCTCGGCGCTGGACCGGCCGTTCGACCTGGTGCTCGACTGGGGGCTGCTGGACGACGCGTTCGGCTTCCTCCGCGACTCCTTCGGCCGGGCCGGGGCCGTCGGGGCCGCCGCGGGCGCGCTGCTGCTCACCGCCGCCCTGCTGGTGCTGATGACCCTCGCGGTGCGCCGGCTGGCCCGGCTGCTGGCGCGGCACGAACGGCCCGCGACCCGGGCCGTCGCGGCGCTGACCGTCGCCTGGGTGGCCTGCGCCGCGTTCGGCGTCCGGGTCGCGCCCGGCGTGCCGGTCGCCGACACCGGCGCGTCCGCGCTCGTCGCCGCGCACGCCGGCCAGGTGCGGGACCGGCTCACCGACGGCACGAGGTTCGCCACCGAGCTGGCCACGGACCCGTTCCAGGACCTGCCGGGCGACCAGCTGCTGACCGGGCTGCGGGGCAAGGACGTGGTGCTGGCGTTCGTGGAGAGTTACGGGCGGGACGCCGTCGAGGACCCGGAGTTCGCCGGCGAGATCGGGCCGCTGCTCGACGCCGGTGACCGGCGGCTGCGGGCGAAGGGGTACGCCTCCCGCAGCGGCTTCCTCAGCTCACCCACGGCGGGTGGCGGAAGCTGGCTGGCCCACGACACGCTGCTGTCCGGTCTGTGGATCGACAACGAGCAGCGCCACCGCAGCCTGCTCGCCAGCGATCGGCTCACCCTCAACGGCGCGTTCCGGCGGGCCGGCTGGCGGACGGTGGGCGTCATGCCGGCGGCCACGCAGCCCTGGCCGGAGGGCGCCTTCTTCGGCTACGACGGCTACTACGACACCGAGCAGCTCGGCTATCGCGGACCGAAGTTCAGCTACGCGCCGATGCCGGACCAGTACACCCTCGCCGCCTTCGAGCGCACCGAACGTGGCCGGGCGGACCGTCCGCCGCTGATGGCGGAGATCCCGCTGATCTCCAGCCACTCGCCGTGGACGGCCATCCCGCGCCTGGTCCCCTGGGACGACGTCGGCGACGGCTCGGTGTTCGCCCACGCCGCGGCCGTCACCGAGGACCCGGACGAGGACGCCGACAGCCGGGGTACGGCGCAGGTGCGCGCGGGCTACCGGCAGGCGATCGCGTACTCGCTGGAGACCCTGGTCTCCTACGTCGAGACGTACGGCGACGACGACCTGGTGCTGGTCTTCCTCGGTGACCACCAGCCGGCGCCGGTGGTGACCGGGCCGGGCGCGAGCCGGGACGTGCCGATCACGATCGTGGCCCGGGACGCGACGCTCCTCGACCGGATCGCCGGGTGGGGCTGGCAGGAGGGGCTGCGCCCCGGGAAGGACGCTCCGGTCTGGCCGATGGACGCCTTCCGCGACCGGTTCCTGACCGCGTTCGGCCCGTCGGTGCCCCCGGTCGCCGCGCCGCCGGCCCGCTGA
- a CDS encoding CDP-alcohol phosphatidyltransferase family protein → MPTVRNGPLVGLGAQLVLLGVLAGTVGVGAAGLLAGATYGVVTCVLLTRGLRRAGAARLGPADRVTLTRAVLVGAVTALTVDAFRRPAPVALLVTLTAVALLLDWVDGRVARRTGTVSALGARFDMEIDAFLLMVLCAYVAPDAGAWVLTLGGMRYAFVAAGWALPWMRGTLPPRPWRKVVAATQGVVLAVAAAGLLPGWSTRLLLAAALVLLVESFGRDVLWLWRHRASRTRPVVSPVPVATGAEAARAASRRAPVGVTTARPPTPVGALAARPPALVAGGAPTDRWLR, encoded by the coding sequence GTGCCCACAGTTCGAAACGGTCCACTGGTCGGGCTCGGCGCCCAGCTCGTCCTGCTCGGTGTGCTGGCCGGCACGGTCGGCGTGGGCGCGGCGGGTCTGCTGGCCGGCGCCACGTACGGCGTGGTCACCTGCGTCCTGCTCACCCGGGGTCTGCGCCGCGCCGGCGCCGCCCGGCTCGGCCCGGCCGACCGGGTGACCCTGACCCGGGCCGTGCTGGTCGGCGCCGTCACCGCCCTGACCGTGGACGCGTTCCGCCGGCCCGCGCCCGTCGCGCTGCTGGTCACCCTCACCGCCGTGGCGCTGCTGCTGGACTGGGTCGACGGGCGGGTGGCCCGCCGGACCGGGACGGTCAGCGCGCTGGGCGCCCGCTTCGACATGGAGATCGACGCGTTCCTGCTGATGGTGCTCTGCGCGTACGTGGCGCCGGACGCCGGAGCCTGGGTCCTGACCCTGGGTGGGATGCGCTACGCGTTCGTCGCGGCCGGGTGGGCGCTGCCGTGGATGCGCGGCACGCTGCCGCCCCGGCCGTGGCGCAAGGTGGTGGCCGCGACGCAGGGCGTGGTGCTGGCGGTGGCCGCCGCCGGTCTGCTGCCGGGCTGGTCGACGCGGCTGCTGCTCGCCGCCGCGCTGGTGCTGCTCGTGGAGTCGTTCGGCCGCGACGTGCTGTGGCTGTGGCGGCACCGCGCGTCGCGTACCCGGCCGGTGGTGTCGCCGGTTCCGGTGGCGACCGGCGCCGAGGCGGCGCGCGCGGCCTCCCGTCGGGCGCCGGTAGGCGTCACGACGGCCCGACCGCCGACGCCGGTGGGCGCGCTGGCGGCCCGACCGCCGGCGCTGGTGGCCGGCGGCGCCCCCACCGACCGGTGGCTGCGCTGA